A region of the Styela clava chromosome 1, kaStyClav1.hap1.2, whole genome shotgun sequence genome:
cgccaaggtacaggggcgccaaaatggggcttGCAAAATTTTCACAACAAGGGTAAAAAaacggtcacaagcaagattgcaccggcggcagacatctagtcttagtacatggtcaactgcacacttggtcagaccacATACGTCGACCGCCGACGTCATCAGGCACATAGCTCGCGcacggtcagatttccatcgCAATTACATGACCAAAAAAGCTGACcgggaaacaaagcaaaaattgatTCGGTAATGTtacgttaggtaacaaaatgcgcggggttaattacgtggttctgtatcgataagttcttgcctgcgcacatgtaagttgatattagttctgtgctggagacGGAAGGCaacggaatttggttgaatgatgttaaACAGCGAAGTGCTGgtaatacatgttttgagtaatacgtggttttgtatttcgtgGTAAGCTGCTAAACGTTTCCAGGTAGCCCACGACGCAGACCTAACTTTGGTGGCAAGGGATTGTTCAGTTCCCGCCTGGCAACGGCATTCGTGAAAAGTGTGGTTTACTGAGCACTGGGcctaatatttataataaccACAACTTGCAACGGCATCGCAACAACTCAGTTTGATGAATCGGTGTCAACCAAAAACCCCTTTGGctttttttggttttattgtgtcttttggagacgacgttttcccgaatctgcgaatttctctacaaattttgttaacaatataTACCAGTTTTaattgcaagctgtgaacggtctttcaACAAATTGAAACTCATCTTGTCGTATTCGCGAGCATCAATGGGACGGGATCGTCTCAGTGATGTTCTAAGTCAGGGGTCgacaaacttttgtcgttcgtaGGCCAagattaaaggttgcaagtcatttaCGGGAcgcatatatttttagaaagtttaaaaccgagggaatggccaatgaatcacattttttcacacagattccagttaaatttcaagcagcgcgcgaagactgatcattatCTGCGCCATTAAagcatttgcactcagcatcaacttttttacgttctgttgccctTTGTCTATCTATAATCAATTtgaacgagtgattgtgaattataaccttgttagattataatataatttggtgtctcaaaacaaattctgttacgtaaagaatataatcgtcaatacagttgttttgttaatataattcagtgaagcgtcgcgggccggattatattgttccGCGGGCGGGAGTTTGCCGAACCCTGttctaagtgttgaaagagaaacattggaaaaaaaacagattttgataaccagtttgcgacagtgaaatcaagaaaaataaatttattgtagactATGTAAATCATCTTTGACAGTAACTGGAAAAGACGTTATGGACATAtgctatatatattttgtatagctttgcttcttctttaaataaaatgttccattaaaatttgaattgtttctaCATATACAATTGAATGTAATAGAATATATGATTAAACGTGGaggtcggggcgccaattttatagtttgccccgggcgcaaaatattCTGGCTACGCCTCTGCTTGGTACATATTTTTTTCTCCGATCTGCGCGTCAGTCGAAAGCatagcgctccagaagtatgtgtaccaatatggaggtaactaatttcgttcgcctactttacatcaagttgtgtaaagggacggaagcctatgagcagggggtattttcacttggcaaacacagacagttcccgaacccgtaatagaactaaaataagcatattgggaataaaattatggcctaactctagcctggtacacacactacgggagtaccgaaagcATTCCCTTTATTTGTATGTATGATTAAAACGTCACAGGGAATAGttttaaaagtatatatatactagaAAAGACTTGAAGAACATGCAAAATATTGCGTTCTTAGTTTTATATTGttgaagttgaaaaatatgCGACGTTCAAGTTGTGATTGTTACATGTTGTTTTAGAAATGttctatatattattaattgGATGACACTTTATTCAGACCATACCTAGGAAAACCCTTAAGATTTGAGTTTTCGTGTATTTTAATATCATATACTGAATGAAACTTCGTGCGGAACGAAAGCTTCACTTCAGTTTTATCCGGATCTTGCAAAAGGGAGGCTcacttatatatatacttgctatttcctGCGAACAAATTATACTATTcttatttctctttttaatGCTAAATCTTTTGGCAACGGACACATGCGGACCCGAAGTAATAGGTAGAAATCACCCGCATTTCAATACACAATACCATGGTTCCCAGTATTTTCAGATTTATTACGGTTCaaagtatttattcaattttgaatcattcatttcttatttaaattatatttccgCTTGTAAGCCTGAATAAAAAAGCATATATGAGCCCTATCGAAACACTCACAAAATGTCAAAGTCACGTTATAGAATGAgataggggaaagtggggaaggttgggacactttttttcttttgcgtAACCTATATTCTTTACATTCATTTCAATTTGCGGGGCGAACGcagagaggggtaaatgtaattttattcattaacTAAGAAATTTTCTAGCGACACACATCTTTTCACCTGGATGCTTcaaaaaacgtctgtcaagtgtcccactgtaccccacttgtggggcacttTCTCACAGGCCCTGCGGCAccttcaaaaaaaaatcgacggtgtaatttttgaaaattaaaataaaaccagcatttatatattaacaagtAATATTTCTAATTCCGGCCAAAGGcaaattatttactttttcgaacctgtatctgaaaaatatttttgaatctagaatatatttcatattgggccatgggtcgaaagataccatgatattacaaaaaatataacacatcTCTAGGCTTATAATCATTTAATgaatcaaacactgtcgaattgtgcccagcggagcatgtcccactgaaccccgtccattgttccccataagaaacaaatattttcgactGTCCCGCGTCGAGATTAGGAAGGCACATCAAcacgccaacgttatgaatattttctggcttgtccatgggacatattttttgtCCTATTTCCATTCCATAAAAATTATGCCtgcccatcccatgggattaccattggaataaaattcaataaaaattgttaaatttaggtttagcgtctactaaataggactacatgtacgaagagacatgaaaaacaacaaaatttacggactttgggTACTTAATATTCATAACTATCCTATATACATGTGttcatcagccccttcacgaaatATGTTGTTAATGCtgacgtttcccatggacaagcctgaataTTTCACAGTAAactaaagttgaaaaatatcagacggtggtttgtcatgttggaaaggctaaagtaaaaaaacgaaaaaacttATATGGTAAACTTTTAGTTCCAATTTCATCCCATAACTTGCGTCTCTCTACACAATCGTTGtccgtttgcggggacgttgtaactcaccgaagggcggattcaaACATCGAACCGCAGACCTGATTCCGGATATAGTAtgagtgtgagagctgattttccactgtgccccgtGGCCCACCTTCCCCTAATGTTAGCATTCTGAGAAAAGTAAAACATTACAAGAAACGGTGATTTATATTTTGGCTCGTTTCATATCATCATATCTAGAGCCTATGATTACCCGCTGTGCATATATTGCTGCGGATCAGACTAAGACCGCCTGGTCGTATCACTCCCTCCTGTTTTTACTAAACTAATTTATtacttgttattatttttattattacgatgactgttattttatttggttGACGAAAGAATAAATCTCTCTCCCTCCTCAATCATGATGATAATCTTTACCACCCTACCGTATTTGAACAAACACAGAACCGTGAGTAGACGTTATTCcatcataaaaaaaacaaaaagttacTCAggtcaaataaatttatttaaaaacgtgaaaatgtgatattaaaaatattaatatataacaaCGAACAGACAATAATAGAGTACAAAtgaagaaacaaaaaataaataaaataagagcGCTCCAAGAACTGATATTTCAATAAGAAATCGACTACGTCCGAAAATTTTCACACCAATTAAACAGTTCCTTGAATGATGCTTAGTCTACTCTAGcgtgttttgaaatattaaatatatcaaataatcTCACTTTGAATGTGTTGATTGTATGTGATATCACAGTAAGTTTCACATTTTTTGTGTAGATGCTATGAtcgcaataaaaaataaaaagtcaagtAAAGGAGTGTTTTGTTATTCTATGATTGTAGTTGAACAACAATAAtgacaatgaaaataaatatattactttaaataaagtgaaaagtaTAAAATTTGCGTAATATTATGTATAGTAAAAAACTATAATATTAAGTCAAAAACACAAACTAGAAatcacaaaatgaaatattgcaCCAATGtcagttaatatatatattgccttTATGTAAGCTCTGTTTTGTGTAAATACGTCGATTTGCCCAACTATAGGcagaaaataagatttttttcatCCAAGATTTAATCGGCAAATTGCTACTCATCGAACGCAGAACTAATTTGATGTCTGGATATAATTCATTGACACATCAAACCTTCATAAGTCTGCTTAAAACTCTCTATAAATGCGTTATATTGCCTCAAAAATTCGTAGATTCGAACTTTTTCCAATACTGAACTCGGTGCTGGGTGAATTGGGTAACCCCGTTCTATGTATTGCACTGGTTCTTCGCACGATCTTCCTGTCATCTAAAAATAAGTAATAAGAATTAAGTTAAACAATGTAATCTACTTCGGCAACATGTTGGATGAGAAGTCAAAGTTATTTTATGACTTTAGTATCTTCCAGAATCAAaaaaagaaaactgaaaattgaatagtcaaTATTTTATCGACATAAGTACTGTATATGGAAATATTTATACGTTGattattaattttatgatttttcaatcttctCCTATACTCCGTGAAGCACGTTGTGTACGCCTAATTTTGTGTCAATTGTGTCAGCTTTTAGGTTTAAATTAATGATGATATcaataataatagaataatacAACGGTATtatcatcttataaatactcaCGTAAGACGCGTGTGATGCAACGACTTTGTCAGAAGCTTCTCTTGTTCTTTGTAAAGACGAAATAATTTTTGATGACTTTGCTTCCGGGGAATAAACTAGGTACGTATTTATAAAGTACTGATAGGTGTGAAGAGCTTCGTAGTTTGCCTGTAAAATCTGCTTGTCGTTTTCGCCCTGAAaagaatttatttgaaattatcgaaaataacaattttttttcataaaaaaggttattttattctgtaaagCGAGGAGTAGTCCATCTCatagatttttcaaaaaccTCGAAATTAGTACCTGCAAAAGTAATTTCCGAATATGTttgaaaaacatcaatttttcatttaaaactgatttgtcgaatattttttttgttttgggaACTGTTCCTGTAAAGATAAAGTATTGTATGTGCACATGAATAAAACTTACCGATTGATTAAGTTTTTTGAAGTCAGGCATATTCGTGAGTTTCAAGGTAGTTGGATTTGTTAAACATCCACCTCGTCTGCTGCAATCCATTTTCTTGTGAGTCTTAAAAAAAGATTTATGATTTAGATGAAAATTCGAATGTCCCTAATCGTATGCTACGCTCGTATTCATAATCAATATAGTTATTAAAAGACTCaaacattagaaaaaaataGTCTTCAATGATTGATTACGCATTacataagtaaaaaaaatgttgcgacctattatgttaaaattttgttataaaatatagATTATATCGAACCAATGTCATTGTTACGTGTTAtactcaaaaaataatttttcgttttataTCTCGAAATAATtacaaacaatttgaatatcGAATAACTTTtggaaattattgaaaatttataaaaaaaatctttgtaGGGGCAAGTCTCCGAACGTTCAAAAAAATGTATgcaatattttctatatatattccaGTGTGCAAATGTTGGAATAATTTTAACTTGTAAATCGTTTAGAAAATGTTGATGCGGTTCCTTGCTTGTGTTGCGGAACACTCCGAAAAAAGGGCCAAATGAACGAAAATATTTTAGAGATTCAGATATACTTACAAATCTTCGAAAAGCGTGTTCCACGGAACTTCGTAAAATATCCAGAGTCCCAATATAGTCTCCTTCATCAAACAATATTGGTGCAGACGAACTTAAGACAGCAATATTCAACACGATAAATGTAAGCATAATAGAAGAAAAAACTAATTGATTTCCACAAAGTCGTTCCATTTTAAAACGATAGACGAGATTAAATGAGATTCACTGATATCAATAGATTTTGAAACGATTTTGATCTAATTTGTAAATTTCTTTCTTATATATACAATATCAACGCATATAGAAAGAAAAaaggaaaagaaaaacaacCCTAGCACGGAATTCCCGAAGATTGATTTCTGTGTCGGTAGAAATCGAACCAATAATAATGTTATATTAACGAAATTTGTTTGCTCTACCTTGTGACGTAGCATCTACCGCGCGCAATTAAGTTTATCGGATTATAAATATATCACGCACCGCATTATACATTTTTTAATtgcttaaaaaaattaaatcgtaTCAAATTACGCGATTACGCAAAAAACAAACTATGCCCTTCGGTTGCGGTACGATTTAACGTATACGATGTCAAAAATAGACGACGCACAATGTAAATAAGAACCCGGTTTCGCACTGTCTTCAGGTGAAATGTTTATACGCAATTGTAGCATTTATGGTTCTTGGTGTTAAAGCATGGCTCAGATGGATAATTTATTGTTTCTATGAGGTTATTATCACAAGTTATTGCTTTGGCGGTCAAATTTCCTTCGAACGCCGACGTCGGAATTTTTCATACCGTGAAACGGAAGAAAGATGAAacattgatttttttaaaattaatacctaACGTTGACTGAGAATTTGAGTAGTTATTTACTGGATTCCACCTCCCATGTATTTTATAGTTACTAACTAAACTatgttattataaaaaataataaaatacgtTCATTGCCATCCAAGGTAGAGAATTTGGGTTTTTCACTACAAGTATTTTCTGGAGCAATATTTGATACCATAAAAGGGAACCAGTATCCAAATTAGCGGTATTTTTACcccaaataattttttcagtcTGAAGGCCGAAATATCTTTTATGCACGAGATAGCCTTGTAGTATAGTATATAATATCGCATCTCGTACCGGCGTTCAAGAAAAACAATTCATTAAAGAAAAAGGATGTATAAAAGAAATTATTCGTATTTGATCGAAACAACTTGATTTATaacgataaaatattttaaatataaaataatttcatacaCTTCTTCTTGGGAATCATCCCTGCCTTATGAAACATTGCGTAATTTCAATGGATAGAGAATTCCTGTAAACAGGCTTTGGAGAATTTTACATTTCTTTTTTGTTGATGTTGCACTTGAGTAAATTGACGACAAGTGGTCGTTGTGAAAACAAAACGAAAAGTTTTagaaaacaaaaagttttaGAAAACAACGAGTCTCTGACTGAGCTTAAATTTCATCAGAATTCTTGAATTGTtgaatttcatcatttttcgTATTTAGCAAGGTTATAGTTACTtctaaaatttagatttttatatTCCGAAGtttatttttgaagcaaataatTGCAATTTAGTTAGTTTGGCATCAAAGATATCAGCGTTTTCTTAGATTTTGGGTATAGATGAATAATTCATTAAGTAGagttcggaaatggccatcttcgaaaaaaaatgaagtCGACTTTGTTGAAAAGCGAATGAATATCCTGAATAATAATTCACAAAAACTTGATAAATGGTAGAAATGGTGTGTATAGAGTTTAAGAGTCCACTCGGGCCATATACGATAATGGAAATATAACAATAACAATGCGGAAGACATTGTTGAGGAATCACTCTGTTATGAACATACTAATATTTGCAGTTTTTCTGGCTCTGATCATTtacttgttgttttttgtttgtcGACATTGTTCAGCATATGGGATGCGCTTTCCTCAGCTGCGTCATCAATGACCTATATTTAACCCATTCTTAGTAACCTGATAAATTGTTGCACAATAAATCACCAATCAACCTCCGTTTGTTAGTcagcaataaataaatttatcgttaatcaaatttaaatttactaTTAACATACCATTGGAACACGGCATATGAGGAGATGCCACATTTGTGAGAGGGAAAA
Encoded here:
- the LOC120348554 gene encoding uncharacterized protein LOC120348554 — protein: MERLCGNQLVFSSIMLTFIVLNIAVLSSSAPILFDEGDYIGTLDILRSSVEHAFRRFTHKKMDCSRRGGCLTNPTTLKLTNMPDFKKLNQSGENDKQILQANYEALHTYQYFINTYLVYSPEAKSSKIISSLQRTREASDKVVASHASYMTGRSCEEPVQYIERGYPIHPAPSSVLEKVRIYEFLRQYNAFIESFKQTYEGLMCQ